The Equus quagga isolate Etosha38 chromosome 2, UCLA_HA_Equagga_1.0, whole genome shotgun sequence genome has a window encoding:
- the LOC124235223 gene encoding LOW QUALITY PROTEIN: 40S ribosomal protein S14-like (The sequence of the model RefSeq protein was modified relative to this genomic sequence to represent the inferred CDS: inserted 1 base in 1 codon) → MISHKEKEKKKKEVISLRPQVAKEENAFAVCHIFAAFSDSFVSVTSLFGKEAICPMTGGMTVKADQNESLPYAXMLATQVVAQSCKVLGTTALHIKPWLTVGNRTKTLGSEVHSVLRALVRSEKKIEQIEDVISIPSDSTCKKGGHHL, encoded by the exons ATGATATctcacaaagaaaaggaaaagaagaaaaaagaggtcaTCAGCCTCAGACCTCAGGTGGCTAAAGAAGAGAACGCATTTGCTGTCTGCCATATTTTTGCAGCCTTCAGTGACTCCTTTGTCAGTGTGACCTCTCTCTTCGGCAAGGAAGCCATTTGCCCCATGACTGGTGGGATGACCGTTAAGGCAGACCAAAATGAATCTTTGCCATATG ACATGTTGGCCACCCAGGTTGTGGCTCAGAGCTGCAAGGTGCTTGGCACCACTGCCCTACACATCAAACCCTGGCTCACAGTAGGAAATAGGACCAAGACCCTTGGATCTGAGGTGCACTCAGTCCTCAGAGCGCTTGTCCGTTCAGAAAAGAAGATCGAGCAGATTGAAGATGTCATCTCCATCCCTTCTGACAGCACCTGCAAGAAGGGAGGTCACCATTTGTGA